From Sphingobium sp. B2D3C:
GATGCGCGACCATCTGTGCCAGCGTCCAATAGAGTTCGGCGAGATTGCTGCGCACGATGCGGGCGCTCGATCCTGCCGCATTGGCGAAGTCGGCGGTGAGTTCGATGTTGATGCCGCCTGCCGCGCGATCCTGCGCATCGAGCAGATGGGCGGCGACCGCCGGCTCGTCGCCCGGCCGACCGCGCGCGGCCACGCGGAAGGGCGCGAGCGCTTCCATCGTCACGATCCACGGGCTGATCGTGGTGAGGAAGCTCTTGCCCAGATGCGGCCCCAGAATGGATTCGAAGAACTGGATTCCGCGCGCTGACCAGTCGTTGACGAGACAGCAGCCGAACATGAGGTCTTCCGCCTGCGCCACACTAATGCGCTGCCCGAGCGGATTGCCGCCGCGCAGCCACACGCCGAACTCCAGCTCGAAGTCGAGCATCGGCTCCGGCGCGAACTGGACGTTGCCGCTGCCGGGCGGGGCTTCGAACTGGCCCTGCGGTCGGACGACCGGCGTGCCATCTTCGCGCACGGAGCTGGCGCGTCCGTTATAGGCAACCGGCAGCGAGAGCGCGGCCAGCGGCGGCGCCTTCTGCGCCATCCGCGCGATATGATCGTAGGATGTGCAGAAATCCGTGAAGGCCGTGGGCTTGAGCGGCATCAGCAGCTCCGCCTCGGCCATCGGCACCAGCATGGTCTGGAGTTGCTGCCGGTCGCCCGGCCCATCGGCGCGGAACAGGTCGGAGAGGCGGGCGCGCAGGGCGCTGACTGATGCCGGGCTGGCGGCCAGAAGGGGCGCGAGCGATGGGCCGGCCATGGCCGCCGCAGCCTCCGCCGCGTCGCCATCCAGCAGGGCGGCGGCGTGGAGCTGGGGTACATCGATGATGTACGCACCCAGCGCCACACCGCCGCGCGTCACCCCCCGGTGACGGAACAGGCCAAAGGGCAAATTCTGGATCGGGAAATCGCTGTCCGCCGCGTTTGCGCTTTCGACCCAGCTCTTGCGCTGCGGGTCGTGCGTCGCGTTGATCTCAATGGGCATGGTCGCACCCTTCTGCATGGCTTTGCATTTCATGATGGTAGCGGCCCATCGCGCCGAACAGATCGCGCTGCTGCTCCGGCGTGAACTGCGCCCCCCATTGCTTGTAGAGCGAGAAGACGTTGGCGACGATCCGCTCGGGGTCGCTCCAGCCGCGGAACTCCTGCATGTTGATGTCGCGCGCGGCTTCCTCATAGGAAAGGCCAGCCTCGAACCGCTCGCGCGATTCATCGCGGACATATTCGAAATAAGCCTGCATGTTGCGGACGGCTGTCGTGTCCGTGATCGGGCCGTGGCCGGGCACCACCACCTGCGGATCGAGATCGACGATATATTGGCAGGCGGCAATCCAGTTTTCGACCGGACCGGCCCACATGATCGGATGCCCCTCGTTAAACAGCAGGTCGCCGGTGAACACCACACGATCCTGAGGCACCCACACGATCGTGTCGGAATCCGTGTGTGCCGGGCCCAGGTCGATCAGCGAGACCGCCTTCGAGCCGACATTGAGATCGAGCCGCCCGTCGAACGTGCGGTTGGGCAGCGTCAACTCATCCACGCCGGAGAAATCGAACTTGCGACCCATCGTTTCATAAAGAAACGCGCCGGTATCGCCCATCTCGGTGTAGACGTTCTTCAGGTTGGCGAGCATCTTTGGGTTGAAGCCGGCCATTTCCTTCTTGGCTTCGTTGGTGCCGATGATCTCCGCATCCGCCACCAGGCCATTGCCGAAGAAATGATCAGGGTTGGCATGGGTGTTGACCAGCCGGTCGATCTTCGCGGCTTCCGGCACCTTGGCCTTGAACCGGTCCAGCATCTCGCGCGTCAGCGGCACGCTCATCAGCGTATCGACCAGCAGTGTCTCGCCGTCGCTGGCGATCAGGCCCGCATTGGACCAGCCCCATGTGCCGTCCGGCTGGACATAGCCATAGAGGCCATTGCCAATGTCATGAATGCCTTGGGTGAAAGGCCAGTTGGCCATCCTGCTCTCCTGTCGATATCCGTCAAAGCTTAGCGATTGCGCGCGGTCCAGCAATTCCTATTTGCAGGAATATATTTTTCGCGCCAAGCGTAGCATCATGGGTGAAGCGAAAAAACCGCGCAAACGGGGGCAGGGCCGGCCGGCCGAAAATGGGGTTGGGCGCGAGGTCGTACTGCAAACGGCGGAACGCCTTGTGAAGGAGCATCCGCCCGAGCGCATCTCGATTGCCATGATCGCGCGGGAAGCGGGCGTGGACCCGGCGCTGGTGCGCTATTACTTCAAGGACCGCAGCAACCTGCTGCTGGCGGTTGCGACTTCGATGATGGACCGGGTGCCCTATAGCGCCCGCGATCCGCGCCCGGCGCATGAAGTGGTGGAAGATAATATTCGCCGCACGGCGCGGTTCACCCGCTCCAACCGCCATATCCACCGGCTGATGGTCGACGAGCTGGCGGACGCGAAATCGTCCGACGTGGGCGAGCGCCTCGGCGAGATGAACCGCGAGGCTGTCGCCTGGCTGGGCGAAGTGCTCGCGCGGGACTCCAGTTCGATCAGGGACGTCGATCCTGCCCTGCTTCACGTCGCGGTCCTCGGACTGTTCGACTTCTTTGCGACTGCCGAGCCCGTGGTCAGGCAGCTCTTCCCGGCAGATATCGCTGCCGAGGAGCTGATCAGCCGATATGAGGAATTCGTCGTCGACCTGCTGATGAACGGCCTGCGGCCCCGCACCTAGCTGGCGCCTTCCGCCACGCAGCGGTTGCGCTGGGTGCCGAGGCCAGTGATCATGCCTTCCATCTCGTCGTCCGGCTGCAGAAACACGCCAAAGGCGGAGCCATTGCCATAAGGCGAGCCGGTGCAGATCACGTCGCCCGGCATCAACTCCACGCGATCGGAGAGATAGGCGATCTGCCGCTCGATGCTGACCATCATGTCGCGTGTCGACTCGTTCTGATAGACCTTGCCGTTGACCGACAGGGTGATCGTCAGATCATAGGGATCGGCGACATACTGCCGGGGCACGATCATCGGGCCGAAGGGCAGGAAGGTCGGGAAGCATTTGCCCGAGAGCCAGTCGGCGCCCAGCCCGCCGGCATCGCGGCGAAAAATCTGCTCGCGCGCGGTGACGTCGTTGACCACCACGAAGCCGGCGACATGGTCCATGGCCTGCGCGGCGGAGACATGGCGGGCCGGCTTGCCGATCACCACGCCCAGTTCCAGCTCCCAGTCCGGCTTTATGACGTTGCGCGGCAGCACCACGGCATCGCGCGGACCGACCACGCAGGAGGGCAGCTTGATGAAGCAATAGGGTTCCGCCTGCGCGCGGGCGTCCATCATCTCCTCGACCTTGCGGCGGCGCTCGTCGTCGCTCATCGCCTCGGCATCGGCCGTGCGCATCGAGGGGTCGCCCATGACCAGGCCGACGACATGCTTCTTGTAGTTGGCGCCGGTGCAGAACACCTGCCCGGGGCGATAGGGCGCCCGCACATCCGCCTCGGCAAAGCTCTGCGCGCCGGCAAAGGCCGCCTCGTCAGCGGCCCAGCGCTCGATCTGCGGCAGGATCTCGTCCCACGCCGCCAGAAGGCCGGGCAGGTCGCGCTGCTCGCCCCAATGGGCCAGCGGGACGAAGCGATCGTCGCGGACGAGCACGGCAGCCGTGCCCACTGTCGCCAAACCAACAGTCATCAATAGGGCTCCTTGAGTTTCTGCATCGTTCCGCCGAGCATCTTGTTGGCATCTACCTGATTGCCGCCGGCCATCTCGATTTCGCCGATCCGCACCGAGTTTTCCACGACCATGCGGGCGCGCTCGAACCGGCGCACGCCAAAGGCGGTCAGTGCGGCTTCGACATCGTCGGTCTTCGCCAGCTCATCGGCGAGTACGAGGCCATCCTCGGCAGCGAGGCCGGCGCCCGAGGCCATATGCGGCGTGGTCGCATGGGCGGCATCGCCGATCACCACCACGCGCCCCTTGTGCCAGGGCAGGGGCAGGAGTTGCCATTCGAGCGGGCGGTAATTGACCAGCGAGTCTTGGCCGAGGCTTTCCCGGATCTTGACGATGTCGCCGCCATAGGGCGCGAGCAGCTCGGCGACGCGTGGCAGCATGTCCTCATCGGCATACCAGGGGTTGTCGGGCACATGCTCGAGGATGAATGCGTAGAGCTTGTCCTGCGAGATCGGATTGAGGCCGAGCTTGACCGGGCCGCCGATATACATTTCGGCGCCGTCCAGACCCTCGGGGCGGTCGGCGACGATGCGCCAGCAGCCCTGCCCGGTGAACTGCGGAGCCGGGGCATCGGGGAACAGGGTCTTGCGCGTCTTGGACTGGATGCCATCGGCCGCGACGACCAGATCGATCGTGCGCTCTGTGCCGTCGGACAGGGCGACGGTCACCCCGTCGCCGCTTTCCCTAAAGCCGCGCGGCTCGACGCCCAGCGTCACGGTGACGTCGGCCTTGCGAACATGCTTCTGCAAGATGGCATGAAGCACGGGGCGCATGATGCCGCCGCTCGAATCGATGGGAGCGAGCCCGGCATGGCGCGGCGTTTCCATCACCACCGCGCCGTCCGGCGTGCGCAGGCGAAAGCCGGTGCCGACAAAGCCCTGCTCGCGGATTTCATCCAGAATGCCGAGGTCATCGAACGCCCGTAAGGACAGGCCGGTGACGCTGATGCCAGCGCCATAAGCGCGCCATTGCGGGTCGATATCGATCATTTCCACGGCGACGCCGCGTTTGGCGAGCGACAGGCTCGCGCTCATGCCACCGACGCCGCCGCCGACGACCAATGCTGTACGGATCATGCTGTAAGCGCCTTTCTTAGGCCGGAACCTGCCACAGGCCCTTGTCGGGCTGCATTTCGGCATGGGGCACATTGCCGGTGATGATGCGACCGGTGCCCCATTGATCGATGGTGTTTGGCCCCGGCTCATAATGCGTGACCTGCCAGCTGTCCTCGTCCACTTCCTCAAGGTCGGAAGTGTACTCGACGGCATTGCCGTTGGGCGTGACGAAGTAGCTGAAGGTGTTGTTGCCCGCAGTGTGCCGGCCCGGCCCCCAGCTCAGCTTGATGCCGCTTTCGTGCATCCGCGCGAGGCCGCGCATCAGCTCGTCCACCGAACTCACGTCGAACGCGATGTGGTTGAGTGCCGGCGGTCCGGGGAGGATCGCGAGGCGGTGGTGCGCCGAGTTGCAGCGCAGGAAGACCATGAACTTGCCGATCCAGTCGGACAGGCGGAAGCCCAGCGCCTTCTGGTAGAAGTCTGCGAGCGCGACATGGTCAGGCGAGTGGAACACCACATGGCTGATGCCGATGGGGATGGCCTCGCCCTTGTCGAGCTTGCGGAACTCACGCGGGGTGCTGTCGCAGATCACCTCCATCGCCCGCCCGTCAGGATCGAAGAAGCGGAAGGCGAAGCCCCCGGCCGGGCCGCTGGCCGGGGCGGGTTCGCTGATGATCTTCGCGCCGGCTGCCTTCACCTGTTCGAAGATCGCCAGCACGTCCTCCCTGGAGGCGGCGGAGAAGCCGACAAGATCGGTCTTCTTCTCCGCGTCTTCCCGCAGCACGATCACATAGGGGTGGGGCATGCCTTCGGCGGCGAAGTAGACGCGGCCGTCCTGCTCCGCGACCTCAATCAGCCCCCAGGTCTTGCCGTAGAACTCGCGTTCCTTGGCAAGGTCCGGCACGGCCATGGCGACATAATGAAGATCGGTAACGCTAACCATGCATAACTCCCTGGATGAGCCTGACCTTGCTCAGAACTTGCCGCCGATACGCAGACCGTAGGTCCGGGGCTGTTCTGCGCTGGCCGTGACCAGCGAGGCCGATGTGATGTTGCCGGTGATGAGGCGCTGATTATTCTCGATATTGTTGATGTACGCCGTGACGAAGAACCGGTCATCCTCCGTTGCGAGCGTCAGCGACGCATAGCTCACAAACGCCGCTTCCGACCGGAGATAGGGCAAATAGTCCGCCGTAGAATAGCTCGATCCACGATAGCGCGTCCCGCCCTGCAGCACAGCCTTGTATGTGCCGAGCGGAATGGTTTGCTGCGCGTCGAGATTGAACGACCATTTCGGCGAGTTGAACGCCTGGTTGCCCGAGCAGTCGATACGGAACACGCTGATCGTGCCACCGGGCGTGACCTGCAACTCTGGCGTCGAGGCGCAGGTGGTGTTGGCCGGCAGGCCCTGATTCGGCGCGAAGTAGACGAAGCTGTCATATTTCGTGTCGAGATACTGCACATTCGCCGAGAGCAGGGTGTTCGGCGTGGCCATGAACTCCACGTCGAGATCCAGCCCCTTGATCGTGCTGTTGCCGATGTTGCGCGTCAGGAATACGGTCGAAGGCGGCGTGCCGAGATCATAGCCGAACTGGCTGAACTGCTGGTCCTTGTACTTCCACAGGAAGCCCTCGAGGTTCACCTGCAGGCGATTGTCGAGGAACCGGTTTTTGGTGCCGATGGTATAGGCGTCGATCGTTTCCGGCCGATAGGTTTCAAGGCCGCGTGCGAAGTTGAAGCCGCCGGCATGGTAGCCCGTCTCGAAGCTGGCGTAGACCATATTGCGCGGCGAGAAATCATATTGCGCAGCCAAGCGATAAGTGAACTTGTTGTTGGTTAGGCCGGAATTGATCGGGATTTGAGAGCGCAGGACAAAAGGTGCGGTCTGAGAACCGCCGGCGATCGGCGGCAGAGCGAAGAGCGGGACCGGCGTGATCGGGATGCCGCGCTGGGCGTAGAAGGCCTGCAAATCGGCTTCCGTCTCTGCCAACGGGATGAACGGCAACGTCGGGCAAACATCCTGCGGCGGCGCGGGATTGCCGCAGAACAGGATGTACACGTTCGAGGTGCCGTCGAACCGCTTCTTGTCCGAGGTGTAACGCGCGCCGGCCGTGAGGCTCAGTTGCTCGACGGGGCGCACAGTGAGCTTGCCGAAGCCGGCCCAACTTTCCGTTTTCGTCCGGAAGTTCTGGTAGGGCGAGAGGCTCTGCTGGTTGTACCGGGCCACCGCCGCGATTTCCTCATCGAAATACATCGCGCCGATCAGATAATCGACCGAGGGGCCGAAGTCGCCGGCCCAGCGCGCTTCGACGCTGGTCTGCTTGTCCTTCTCCTTGGTGTAGCCCTGGCGGAACACGCCGTTGAAGGCATATTCGAGATCCGCCTCGCGGTAGGCGGGCTGGACCGTCAGCGTGCCGGCGGGCGTGGTGTAGTTCAGCTCGGCGGTTATGCCCCAATAGTCATTGTCGTTGAACGGCACGCCATCCACGACCGCACCTGCCCGGCCGACCTGCGTGAAGAAGCGCGGCGCCAGATAGGCGTTGGACGCCGGATCGAGCAGGCCCTGTTGGGTCGAGAAGTTGCTGGGCACGAACTGGTAGCCCGAGGGGCCGTTCGGGCCGAAGGTCGGGTTGACCGCGCCCAGATAATAGCCGCTGCTGCTCGCGCCGCCCTGGTGGGCATAATCGGCAGCGACACGAAGCGAGAGATCCGGCGTCGGCTCGGCATAGATCTGCAGGCGACCGCCATGCTCGCGCTGGTTGCCGGTGCCATCGGTCTGGAAGGCATCGCGGTGCGAGAACGTGCCGGCGGCACGCAGCGCCACCGTGTCACCGAGCGGCACGTTGAGCGCCGCCTGGCCGGTGAACCAGTTATAATTGCCATAACCCAGGGTCGCGCTGCCGGATGTCTCGCCCAGCTTCGGGCGATTGGGGATGACGTTGATGGCGCCTGCGGTCGCGTTGCGCCCATAGAGCGTGCCCTGCGGTCCCTTGAGCACTTCGACACGCTGCAGATCGTAGAACACGCCGGAGGTCGAGGTGGGGCGACCGATGTAGACGCCGTCATAGTTGAACGAGATCGCCGGGTCCGAATAGGCGTTGACGGTGGAGTTGCCCACGCCGCGCACGAAGAACACCGTCGTCGGCCCGCCACCGCCGGATGCGGAGAGGGACGGGGAGATGCGGGAGAGATCTTCCGCGCGCACCACATTCTGGCGGGTCAGTTCCTCGGGCCGAATCACATCGACGGCGAGGGGGGTGCGCTGGCTGTTCTCTTCCACGCGCTGGGCGGTGACGATGATGTCGACCAGGCCGCCATCATTAGTCGTATCGGCCAGCGAAACCGCGGCGCCCTGTGCGGCGACGGCGGTTGGGGTGAAGGCGGCGCACGCGACGGTGCACAACAACAAAGCTCTCATGTTCACTCTCCCAAGACGGCTCTCAGTGACCGTTAATTCCTGATGTACGGAATTATGGATCGCGTGACAAGCGATCTTCTAAGAGCGCGTCGATCATCTTGATAAAGCATGAGAATGTGGGCTGTGCTGCCCAGACGCAAAAAGGGCGGCCCGTAAACCGAGCCGCCCTTCTGTGACGTGCGGGGAGCAGCGCCGGGAGGCGCTACCCCTCAGATTCAGTCGCGAATTGCGCGTCCGGTGTTTTCCAGCGCGGCGCCGGTGCGGTCGGCAGCGGCGTCCGCGCCACGGCTGATGTCATCGCCGACCCGGTCCGCCGCTGCGCCGGCTTCGCGCGCGCCCTGCTGGATGTCGTCGCCGATGCGGTCTGCGGCGGCGCCCGCCTCGCGGCTCGCCTCGCGAGATTCCTGCGCGGCATGGTCACCGGCGTGCTCGACATCGTTGCCGACGGCGTCGGCCGCTTCGCTGGTTTCCTGCTGCGCCTTCTCACTGCACGCTGCGATGGGCAGCGAGATGAGGGCCAGGCTGGCGAGAGTGGCGGGAAGTTTCATGGATAACCTCGTTCGATTATTGCGCGGCGGACTTGCGCGCCGCTGAAATGGGGATTTGATAGGGCTGATCGACGTCAGCTAGTTGACGTGGACGCCGCCAAGCGAGCCGAGCACGCCAAAGGCCTGCAGCAGCCAGAGCACCACCGCGATCACCACGACGATGTTGAGGATGCTTTTGATCTTGCCGTCCATCGGAATGTACGTGTTGATGAGCCACAGCAACACGCCGACGACGATCAAGATGATGATGATGTTGAGAAGCGACATGCAACCCTCCCGGTCTTTTTAAACGGCTGGACGACAGCGATCTCCCAGGCTGTGTCCCGCGCGCGCATCCCAGATGCTGCTCAAAGGAACGTCCGGCCCGGCGTGTAGTTCCACGGCGGGCGGCGCGATGTGCCCTTGCTGGCGCCGGTGGAGCCGCCCGTCGCTTGCGCCCGCGCGCGCCCTCGCGTAGGGGCGGGCGCTGATTTCCTGTTCGTCTGCGCAGGGCAGCCAGGGGCGGACGCCGCGCCTCGCCCGATGCGGACGCCATAGCGATTGCCGGAAGCCCATGACTGACCAGCCAAGCCAGAAGAGCGAAGACTTCAAGAGCACCGTCTTCCTGCCGCAGACCGACTTTCCGATGAAGGCCGGTCTCGCCCAGAAGGAGCCGGGCATCCTCGCGCGCTGGCAGGCGCAGGATCTTTACGGCAAGCTGCGCGCGGAGCGGAAGGGCCGCACCCGCTTCATCCTCCATGATGGCCCGCCTTATGCGAATGGGGACATTCACATGGGCCATGCGATGAACAAGGTGTTGAAGGATATCATCGTGCGCAGCCAGAGCCTGCTCGGCAAGGATGCGCCCTATGTGCCCGGCTGGGATTGCCACGGTCTCCCCATCGAGTGGAAGATCGAGGAGGAATATCGCAAGAAGAAGCTGAACAAGGACGAGGTTCCCCCGCAGGAATTCCGCGCCCAGTGCCGCGCTTATGCGGACAAGTGGGTGGGCGTGCAGAAGGAGCAGTTCAAGCGCCTCGGCATCATGGGCGATTGGGAAGACCCCTATCTCACCATGAAGTTCGAGGCCGAGGCGGCGATTGTCGGCGAGCTTTTGAAGTTCGCCGAGAGCGGCCAGCTCTATCGCGGCGCCAAGCCGGTGATGTGGTCCCCGGTCGAAAAGACCGCGCTGGCCGAGGCGGAGGTGGAATATGAGGATGTCACCTCGACGCAGATCGATCTGGCGTTCGAGATTGTCGAGGCGCCGAATGCGCCCGATCTGGTCGGCGCGCATGCGGTGATCTGGACCACGACTCCGTGGACGATCCCTGTGAACCAGGCGATCGCTTATGGGGAGGATATTGAGTACTCGATGCTCCACATAAACCGGGTCGATCCTGTGCTCGGATCACATTGGGGCCGCGTTTCCCATCTTCTTGTTGCGACGCTTTTGATCGAGCAGGTCGCGGCACGGATCGGCTTGACCTCCCACGATATTGTCTGGAGCGGAAAAGGCTCGCAGCTCGCCGGCGCCATCGCGCGCCACCCGATGGCCAATCTCCTTCGTCATCCCCGCGAAAGCGGGGATCCCGCTTCTTCTTCAACCGGCGCCGAAGGCAGCTGGACCCCGGATCAAGTCCGGGGTGACGGGGGTGCTGGAAGTGGCAAGATCGGTTTCTTCGACCGTCCCCGCCCGTTCATTGCCGCCGATCATGTTACCACCGATGCCGGCACCGGCCTCGTTCACATGGCGCCTGATCATGGCGAGGAAGATTTCGTTGCCTGCAAGGCGGTCGGCATCGATCCCGTGTTCGCCGTCACCGATGATGGCCGCTACCGTGACGACTGGGCGTGGCTCGGTGGGCAGGGCAGTGTCATCAATACGAAGTTCAACGGTCCCGATGGCCCCATCCTGACCGATCTGCGCGAGGCCGGGGCGCTGCTGTCCGCCGGTGATTTCCAGCATAGCTACCCGCATAGCTGGCGCTCCAAGGCGCGGATCATCTATCGCTGCACGCCGCAGTGGTTCATTCCGATGGACAAGGCGAGCACAACGTCCGACGTCGAGATCGCGCCGCTCGCTGGCATTGGTGCGGGCATCGCGCTGGGCGTCAACGCCGCTGCGCCGCTCAGCAACGGCCCGACGCTGCGCGAAGTGGCGCTCGATGCCATCGAGGCGACGCGCTGGGTGCCGGCCCGCTCACGCAACCGCATCCACGCCATGGTCAGCGACCGCCCGGACTGGGTGATCTCGCGCCAGCGCGCCTGGGGCGTGCCCATTGCGCTCTATGTGAACCGCCAGACCGGCCAGTATCTCAACGATCCCGCCGTCAATGCCCGCATTGTCGAGGCGTTCAAGCAGGGCGGGGCGGATGCCTGGTTCGGCGCGGATCATCAGGCGCTGCTCGGCCCGGACTATGCGCTGGCGGACTATGAGGTCGTGAACGACATTCTCGACGTGTGGTTCGACAGCGGCTCGACTCACGCCTTCGTGGTCGAGGCGCGCTATGGCGAGGGTGCCCGCGCCGACCTGTATCTCGAAGGCTCGGACCAGCATCGCGGCTGGTTCCAGTCCTCGCTGCTGGAGAGCTGCGGCACACGTGGTCATGCGCCTTATGGCGCGGTGCTCACCCACGGCTTCGCGCTGGACGGGCAGGGCCGCAAGATGTCCAAGAGCCT
This genomic window contains:
- a CDS encoding fumarylacetoacetate hydrolase family protein, with product MQKGATMPIEINATHDPQRKSWVESANAADSDFPIQNLPFGLFRHRGVTRGGVALGAYIIDVPQLHAAALLDGDAAEAAAAMAGPSLAPLLAASPASVSALRARLSDLFRADGPGDRQQLQTMLVPMAEAELLMPLKPTAFTDFCTSYDHIARMAQKAPPLAALSLPVAYNGRASSVREDGTPVVRPQGQFEAPPGSGNVQFAPEPMLDFELEFGVWLRGGNPLGQRISVAQAEDLMFGCCLVNDWSARGIQFFESILGPHLGKSFLTTISPWIVTMEALAPFRVAARGRPGDEPAVAAHLLDAQDRAAGGINIELTADFANAAGSSARIVRSNLAELYWTLAQMVAHQASNGAPLEAGDLIATGTVSGAAQEARGCLAEIVLRDGETIDLPDGTTRRWLEDGDTLTLKGRAMAEGYVPIGFGPCSGTIHPAGAKA
- a CDS encoding MBL fold metallo-hydrolase, producing MANWPFTQGIHDIGNGLYGYVQPDGTWGWSNAGLIASDGETLLVDTLMSVPLTREMLDRFKAKVPEAAKIDRLVNTHANPDHFFGNGLVADAEIIGTNEAKKEMAGFNPKMLANLKNVYTEMGDTGAFLYETMGRKFDFSGVDELTLPNRTFDGRLDLNVGSKAVSLIDLGPAHTDSDTIVWVPQDRVVFTGDLLFNEGHPIMWAGPVENWIAACQYIVDLDPQVVVPGHGPITDTTAVRNMQAYFEYVRDESRERFEAGLSYEEAARDINMQEFRGWSDPERIVANVFSLYKQWGAQFTPEQQRDLFGAMGRYHHEMQSHAEGCDHAH
- a CDS encoding TetR/AcrR family transcriptional regulator codes for the protein MGEAKKPRKRGQGRPAENGVGREVVLQTAERLVKEHPPERISIAMIAREAGVDPALVRYYFKDRSNLLLAVATSMMDRVPYSARDPRPAHEVVEDNIRRTARFTRSNRHIHRLMVDELADAKSSDVGERLGEMNREAVAWLGEVLARDSSSIRDVDPALLHVAVLGLFDFFATAEPVVRQLFPADIAAEELISRYEEFVVDLLMNGLRPRT
- a CDS encoding fumarylacetoacetate hydrolase family protein; this translates as MTVGLATVGTAAVLVRDDRFVPLAHWGEQRDLPGLLAAWDEILPQIERWAADEAAFAGAQSFAEADVRAPYRPGQVFCTGANYKKHVVGLVMGDPSMRTADAEAMSDDERRRKVEEMMDARAQAEPYCFIKLPSCVVGPRDAVVLPRNVIKPDWELELGVVIGKPARHVSAAQAMDHVAGFVVVNDVTAREQIFRRDAGGLGADWLSGKCFPTFLPFGPMIVPRQYVADPYDLTITLSVNGKVYQNESTRDMMVSIERQIAYLSDRVELMPGDVICTGSPYGNGSAFGVFLQPDDEMEGMITGLGTQRNRCVAEGAS
- a CDS encoding FAD-dependent oxidoreductase; amino-acid sequence: MIRTALVVGGGVGGMSASLSLAKRGVAVEMIDIDPQWRAYGAGISVTGLSLRAFDDLGILDEIREQGFVGTGFRLRTPDGAVVMETPRHAGLAPIDSSGGIMRPVLHAILQKHVRKADVTVTLGVEPRGFRESGDGVTVALSDGTERTIDLVVAADGIQSKTRKTLFPDAPAPQFTGQGCWRIVADRPEGLDGAEMYIGGPVKLGLNPISQDKLYAFILEHVPDNPWYADEDMLPRVAELLAPYGGDIVKIRESLGQDSLVNYRPLEWQLLPLPWHKGRVVVIGDAAHATTPHMASGAGLAAEDGLVLADELAKTDDVEAALTAFGVRRFERARMVVENSVRIGEIEMAGGNQVDANKMLGGTMQKLKEPY
- a CDS encoding VOC family protein, with translation MVSVTDLHYVAMAVPDLAKEREFYGKTWGLIEVAEQDGRVYFAAEGMPHPYVIVLREDAEKKTDLVGFSAASREDVLAIFEQVKAAGAKIISEPAPASGPAGGFAFRFFDPDGRAMEVICDSTPREFRKLDKGEAIPIGISHVVFHSPDHVALADFYQKALGFRLSDWIGKFMVFLRCNSAHHRLAILPGPPALNHIAFDVSSVDELMRGLARMHESGIKLSWGPGRHTAGNNTFSYFVTPNGNAVEYTSDLEEVDEDSWQVTHYEPGPNTIDQWGTGRIITGNVPHAEMQPDKGLWQVPA
- a CDS encoding TonB-dependent receptor; translation: MRALLLCTVACAAFTPTAVAAQGAAVSLADTTNDGGLVDIIVTAQRVEENSQRTPLAVDVIRPEELTRQNVVRAEDLSRISPSLSASGGGGPTTVFFVRGVGNSTVNAYSDPAISFNYDGVYIGRPTSTSGVFYDLQRVEVLKGPQGTLYGRNATAGAINVIPNRPKLGETSGSATLGYGNYNWFTGQAALNVPLGDTVALRAAGTFSHRDAFQTDGTGNQREHGGRLQIYAEPTPDLSLRVAADYAHQGGASSSGYYLGAVNPTFGPNGPSGYQFVPSNFSTQQGLLDPASNAYLAPRFFTQVGRAGAVVDGVPFNDNDYWGITAELNYTTPAGTLTVQPAYREADLEYAFNGVFRQGYTKEKDKQTSVEARWAGDFGPSVDYLIGAMYFDEEIAAVARYNQQSLSPYQNFRTKTESWAGFGKLTVRPVEQLSLTAGARYTSDKKRFDGTSNVYILFCGNPAPPQDVCPTLPFIPLAETEADLQAFYAQRGIPITPVPLFALPPIAGGSQTAPFVLRSQIPINSGLTNNKFTYRLAAQYDFSPRNMVYASFETGYHAGGFNFARGLETYRPETIDAYTIGTKNRFLDNRLQVNLEGFLWKYKDQQFSQFGYDLGTPPSTVFLTRNIGNSTIKGLDLDVEFMATPNTLLSANVQYLDTKYDSFVYFAPNQGLPANTTCASTPELQVTPGGTISVFRIDCSGNQAFNSPKWSFNLDAQQTIPLGTYKAVLQGGTRYRGSSYSTADYLPYLRSEAAFVSYASLTLATEDDRFFVTAYINNIENNQRLITGNITSASLVTASAEQPRTYGLRIGGKF
- a CDS encoding entericidin EcnAB, which gives rise to MKLPATLASLALISLPIAACSEKAQQETSEAADAVGNDVEHAGDHAAQESREASREAGAAADRIGDDIQQGAREAGAAADRVGDDISRGADAAADRTGAALENTGRAIRD
- a CDS encoding Thivi_2564 family membrane protein, which produces MSLLNIIIILIVVGVLLWLINTYIPMDGKIKSILNIVVVIAVVLWLLQAFGVLGSLGGVHVN
- the ileS gene encoding isoleucine--tRNA ligase; translation: MTDQPSQKSEDFKSTVFLPQTDFPMKAGLAQKEPGILARWQAQDLYGKLRAERKGRTRFILHDGPPYANGDIHMGHAMNKVLKDIIVRSQSLLGKDAPYVPGWDCHGLPIEWKIEEEYRKKKLNKDEVPPQEFRAQCRAYADKWVGVQKEQFKRLGIMGDWEDPYLTMKFEAEAAIVGELLKFAESGQLYRGAKPVMWSPVEKTALAEAEVEYEDVTSTQIDLAFEIVEAPNAPDLVGAHAVIWTTTPWTIPVNQAIAYGEDIEYSMLHINRVDPVLGSHWGRVSHLLVATLLIEQVAARIGLTSHDIVWSGKGSQLAGAIARHPMANLLRHPRESGDPASSSTGAEGSWTPDQVRGDGGAGSGKIGFFDRPRPFIAADHVTTDAGTGLVHMAPDHGEEDFVACKAVGIDPVFAVTDDGRYRDDWAWLGGQGSVINTKFNGPDGPILTDLREAGALLSAGDFQHSYPHSWRSKARIIYRCTPQWFIPMDKASTTSDVEIAPLAGIGAGIALGVNAAAPLSNGPTLREVALDAIEATRWVPARSRNRIHAMVSDRPDWVISRQRAWGVPIALYVNRQTGQYLNDPAVNARIVEAFKQGGADAWFGADHQALLGPDYALADYEVVNDILDVWFDSGSTHAFVVEARYGEGARADLYLEGSDQHRGWFQSSLLESCGTRGHAPYGAVLTHGFALDGQGRKMSKSLGNTVDPLKVMDESGADILRMWAASTDYFDDVRIGKEVLAGASDAYRKLRNTFRYLLGALAGFEAADRVAVSAMPELERYMLHRLAELDAELRAVVDKGEERDIWLEFGRYTRALNDFANNDLSAFFFDIRKDCLYCDVNPATGAETDKRRAYRTVLDHLFHALVRYAAPIIPFTAEEVWQARYPSEDGSVHLLEWPEVDRLWRDPSLGVRWAAIRSSRDQVNEAIEPLRREKVVRSSLAADVRMADVPEDVDFAEMCIVASVTQDADLAAPAITATDKHKCGRCWRHLPEVDADGDLCGRCAEVLA